A stretch of Mus caroli chromosome 5, CAROLI_EIJ_v1.1, whole genome shotgun sequence DNA encodes these proteins:
- the Tlr6 gene encoding toll-like receptor 6, translating to MVKSLLDSLCNMSQDRKPIVGSFHFVCTLALIVGSMAPFSNDLESMVDYSNRNLTHVPKDLPPRIKALSLSQNSISELRMPDISFLSELRVLRLSHNRIRSLDFHVFLFNQDLEYLDVSHNWLRNISCCPMVSLKHLDLSFNDFDVLPVCKEFGNLTKLTFLGLSAAKFRQLDLLPVAHLHLSCILLDLVSYHIKGGETESLRIPNTTALHLVFHPNSLFSVQVNMSVNAVGHLQLSNIKLNDENCQRLMTFLSELTRGPTLLNVTLQHIETTWKCLVQLFQFFWPRPVEHLNIYNLMITERIDREEFTYLETALKSLTIEHVKNQVFLFSKEALYSVFAEMNIKMLSISDTPFIHMVCPPSPSSFTFLNFTQNVFTDSVFQDCSTLKRLETLILQRNGLKNFFKVALMTKNMSSLETLDVSLNSLNSLAYDRTCAWAESILVLNLSSNMLSGSVFRCLPPKVKVLDLHNNRIMSIPKDVTHLQALQELNVASNSLTDLPGCGAFSSLSVLVIDHNSVSHPSEDFFQSCQNVGSLTAGNNPFRCTCELRDFVKNIGQIAREVVEGWPDSYSCDYPESSKGTALQDFHMSPLSCDTVLLTVTIGATMLVLAVTGAFLCLYFDLPWYVRMLCQWTQTRHRARHIPLEELQRNLQFHAFVSYSEHDSAWVKNELLPNLEKDDIRICLHERNFVPGKSIVENIINFIEKSYKSIFVLSPHFIQSEWCHYELYFAHHNLFHEGSDNLILILLEPIPQNNIPSRYHKLRALMAQRTYLEWPTEKGKRGLFWANLRALFIMKLALVNEDDA from the coding sequence ATGGTAAAGTCCCTCTTGGATAGCCTCTGCAACATGAGCCAAGACAGAAAACCCATCGTGGGGAGTTTCCACTTTGTTTGCACCCTGGCCTTAATAGTCGGAAGCATGGCCCCGTTCTCTAATGATCTTGAGTCTATGGTAGACTATTCAAACAGGAACCTTACTCATGTCCCCAAAGACCTGCCACCAAGAATAAAAGCCTTGAGTCTGTCTCAAAACTCTATATCTGAGCTTCGGATGCCTGATATCAGCTTTCtgtcagagctgagagttctgagaCTCTCCCACAACAGGATACGGAGCCTCGATTTCCATGTATTCTTGTTCAATCAGGACTTAGAATACCTGGATGTCTCACACAATTGGTTGCGAAACATCTCTTGCTGCCCTATGGTGAGCCTGAAGCATCTAGACCTCTCTTTCAATGACTTTGATGTGCTGCCTGTGTGTAAGGAATTTGGGAACCTGACGAAGCTGACTTTCCTGGGATTAAGCGCTGCAAAGTTCCGACAACTGGATCTGCTCCCAGTTGCTCACTTGCATCTAAGCTGCATTCTTCTGGACTTAGTGAGTTATCACATAAAAGGCGGGGAAACAGAAAGTCTTCGGATTCCCAACACCACCGCTCTCCATTTGGTCTTTCATCCAAATAGCTTGTTCTCTGTGCAAGTGAACATGTCTGTAAACGCTGTAGGACATTTACAACTGAGTAATATTAAATTGAACGATGAAAACTGTCAAAGGTTAATGACATTTTTATCAGAACTCACCAGAGGTCCAACCTTATTGAATGTGACCCTCCAGCACATAGAAACAACCTGGAAGTGCTTGGTTCAACTTTTCCAATTCTTTTGGCCCCGACCGGTGGAGCACCTCAATATTTACAACTTAATGATAACTGAGAGGATCGACAGGGAAGAATTTACTTACTTGGAGACAGCACTGAAGTCACTGACAATAGAGCACGTCAAAAACCAAGTGTTCCTCTTTTCAAAGGAGGCGCTATACTCAGTGTTTGCTGAGATGAACATCAAGATGCTCTCTATCTCAGACACCCCTTTCATCCACATGGTGTGCCCGCCATCCCcaagctcatttacatttctgaacTTTACCCAGAATGTTTTCACTGACAGTGTTTTTCAAGACTGTTCCACCTTAAAGAGATTGGAGACACTTATCTTACAAAGGAATGGTTTGAAGAACTTTTTTAAGGTAGCTCTCATGACTAAGAATATGTCCTCTCTGGAAACTCTGGATGTTAGTTTGAATTCTTTGAACTCTCTTGCGTATGACAGGACATGCGCCTGGGCTGAGAGCATATTGGTGTTGAATTTGTCTTCGAATATGCTTTCAGGCTCTGTCTTCAGATGCTTACCTCCCAAGGTCAAGGTCCTTGACCTTCACAACAACAGGATAATGAGCATCCCTAAAGATGTCACCCACCTGCAGGCTTTGCAGGAACTCAATGTAGCATCCAACTCCTTAACTGACCTTCCTGGATGCGGGGCCTTCAGCAGCCTTTCTGTGCTGGTCATCGACCATAACTCAGTTTCCCATCCCTCTGAGGATTTCTTCCAGAGCTGTCAGAATGTTGGATCCCTAACAGCAGGAAACAACCCATTCCGATGCACATGTGAGCTGAGGGACTTTGTCAAGAACATAGGCCAGATAGCAAGAGAAGTGGTGGAGGGCTGGCCTGACTCTTACAGCTGTGACTACCCAGAAAGCTCTAAGGGAACCGCACTGCAGGACTTCCACATGTCTCCATTGTCCTGTGATACTGTTCTGCTGACTGTCACCATCGGGGCCACTATGCTGGTGCTGGCTGTCACTGGGGCTTTCCTCTGTCTCTACTTTGACCTGCCCTGGTATGTGAGGATGCTGTGTCAGTGGACACAGACCAGGCACAGGGCCAGGCACATCCCCTTAGAGGAACTCCAGAGAAACCTCCAGTTCCATGCTTTTGTCTCATACAGTGAGCATGATTCTGCCTGGGTGAAGAACGAATTACTACCCAACCTAGAGAAAGATGACATCCGGATTTGCCTCCATGAGAGGAACTTTGTCCCTGGCAAGAGCATTGTGGAGAACATCATCAATTTCATTGAGAAGAGTTACAAGTCCATCTTTGTGCTGTCTCCCCACTTCATCCAGAGTGAGTGGTGCCATTATGAACTCTATTTTGCCCATCATAATCTCTTCCATGAAGGCTCTGATAACTTAATCCTCATCTTGCTGGAACCCATTCCACAGAACAACATTCCCAGTAGATACCACAAGCTGCGGGCTCTCATGGCACAGCGGACTTACTTGGAATGGCCTACTGAGAAGGGCAAACGTGGGCTGTTTTGGGCCAACCTTAGAGCTTTGTTTATTATGAAGTTAGCCTTAGTCAATGAGGATGATGCGTAA